From Mesorhizobium sp. Pch-S:
CTGGCCACTGTGTTGAACGGCATAGGCTTCTTCGTGAATGGCGCCGTGGTGATGCTCGGCAGCAGAATTCAGCGCTCCCTTTCCGGCTTCCGCAGATTTCCCAGGCTGCCCCAATATCTCCTGGCGACGGTCTTTGCCGGGTTGGCAGCGCGTCTGGCGCTGGGGACGAGGAACTAGCAGGCGTCTCAAGCTGGCGGCGGACCTGGGAGGAGCGTACCAGGTCTGCACACCAGATCGTGTGCTGGAGGCCTGACGCAAAATGGCCTTCGCAAACTGGGGCGACCTGTCGGGAGCAAGGCTGCTGGTTCGTCCTTGGGACGACCACGAGAAATCGCTACGAGAGGAGTTCCGATGATCCCGACCATTACGGCTTTCGCCATGTCACCCGACGAGGGTCAGGGGCACGCGCGCGACATGCGCCTGCGCTGGGCCTTCGAAGAGTTGGGCCAGCCTTATGACGTCCGCCTCGTTTCCTTCGCACAGATGAAACAGCCCGCACATCTGGCACTTCAGCCGTTCGGGCAGATCCCGACTTACGAAGAGGGAGATCTCGCTCTCTTTGAGAGCGGGGCCATCATACTTCATCTCGCGCAGCACCGTCCCGGCCTGTTGCCGGCGAATCCGGATGCCCAGGCACGTGCGATCACATGGATGTTTGCCGCGCTCAACACGATGGAGCCGCCGATCGTCGAGCTCGAACAAGCACCCTATGTGATCGGTGACAGGCCGTGGCGTGGAGAGTTCCTGCCCATGCTCGAAGATCGCGTCAGGATTCGGCTGGGCGAGCTATCGCGGCGGCTTGGCGATGCCGATTGGCTCGATGGTGCCTTCAGTGCGGGGGACCTGATGATGGTGACGGTGTTGCGCAGGTTGGACGGAACGGGCCTGGTGGAAGAGTACCCAAACCTTGCCGCCTATGTCGCGCGAGCCGAAGCGCGCCCAGCCTACAAGCGCGCCTTCGATGCCCAGCTGGCGGTTTTCGTCGCTGCATCGAACCCTTGATGAAGGCGGTTCGTGCGTGCCTGTCGATTACTCGCCCGTTACCAGTTCAAATCCTTCGTTCACCCATCCGACAAGCCCGCCACTCATGATCTTGACCGGCCTGTCGAGGTCCGCGAGGCGAAGCGCGCCGCGGGCGGCGCCGTTACAGTGCGGACCAGCGCAATAGGTGACGAAGATGGTGTCTTCGTTCCATTGCTGCATCTTGGAGGCGATGATCTTGCGATGTGGCAGGTTGATCGCGCCGGGCAGATGGCCCTTGGCGTACAGGGCCGGGCTGCGCACATCGAGCAGCACGAAATCCGCGCCTTGGGCCGTTGCTTCGTGAACATCCCAGCAGTCCGTCTCGAACTCGAATTCGCTGGAGAAGTGTTCGCGGGCGCGGTCGCTGGCGGCAGGTCTGGTTGCGGTCACGGCGGTGGGCATGGCGATCTCCTGTTGTGATTGCTTCTTATCCCGTGGCGTGAGGTGGTCTTGCAATTGGCGTGAATGCCAATATACGTAAAGATCATGCCAAACGTTCTGAACGGTACCTCAGGCCCCCTGGTCGTTGCGCTGCTCTATGACGGCCTGTGCACGTTCGAGTTCGGGATCGTCGCCGAGATATTCGGTCTCGCTCGCGCGGAGATGGGCGCAGGCTGGTATCGGTTTGCCAGTTGTCCGATCGATGATGGTCCGTTGCGGGCGCATGGTGGCTTGACGCTGGTGGCAGACGGTACGCCGGATCTGATCGATCAGGCCGACATCATCGTGGTGCCGGGGTGGAAGGGTGCCGATGCCCCTGTTCCCGGGCAACTTTGCCAAAGACTGTGCAACGCACATGCGCGTGGGGCGCGACTTGCCTCGATCTGCTCGGGGGCTTTTGTGCTGGCGGCAACCGGCCTTCTGGATGGCGGCACTGCAACCACCCATTGGCGCTATGCCGATGAGCTGCGCCGTCGCTATCCGAAATCGAGGTCGATGACACCTCGCTCTACCGCGACCATGATCGCTTGTTCACGTCCGCCGGCAGTGCGGCCGGTATCGACCTCATGATCGAGATCGTGCGGCGGGATTTCGGTGCGGCTGCCGCGAACTCGGTCGCGCGACGACTGGTGATGCCGGCACACCGCGCCGGCGGACAGGCGCAGTTCCTGGAGCGTCCCGTGCCACAACGCAAAAGCTCGGAGATCGCGCCACTGCTCGACCGGCTGCGGGCCAGCCTGCAGTTGCGCTGGACGGTCGAGGAAATGGCTAGCGAATGCTCGATGAGCCTGAGAACCTTCCTGCGCCGTTTTACAGAGGCGACCGGAACCTCCCCTGGCGAATGGCTGACGGAAGAACGCGTCGCCTGGGCCAAGCAGCTTCTCTGCCAGCGCCGCCTGAACATGGATGAAATCGCGGAAACCGTCGGCTTTGGCAGCGCCCATACGCTGCGGCATCATTTTCGCAGGCAGATGGGCATCAGCCCGACCGAATATCGCGCGCGTTTCATCGCCGAGCCAGCGTGACGCGCCAACCCTTCACGGACGGGTGTCTTCAAGCTGCGTGGATGCGGTCGAACATCCGCACCAGGTCGGCGAGCGTCCGTGTCCCCATTTTCCGCATCAGGTGGCTGCGGCGCACCTTGACGGTGATTTCGCTGACTTTCAGCTCCGCTGCGATCTGCTTGTTCAGCAGTCCCTGGACGACCAGCCTGGCCACATCCTGTTCTCCCGGAGACAGGGTTTTCCAGCGCTGCTGCAATTCGGCTTCGGTCACATCCTTGAGGCGCCGGGTCTTGTCGATCTCGATGCCGCGCTGGATGGCGTCCAGCAAATCCTGATCGCGAAACGGCTTGGTCAGGAACTCGATCGCGCCATCCTTCATGGCTCTGACGCCCATGGCGATGTCGCCGTGGCCGGTGACCATGATCGTTGGCAAATGCAGGCCCAGACCGGTCATGTGGGAAAGAAAATCCATGCCGCTCTGACCCGGCATGCGGACGTCGAGCACCAGACAGCTCGGCGCCTCCGCCAGGTCGGTGTTCAGGAAATCCTGTACGGAACCGAAGGAGCGAGCGCGAAGCGCGACGGAGGCGAGCAGATCCTCCAGCGATTCACGAACCGAACGGTCGTCATCGACGATGTAGACGATCGGTTCCTCATCGAGATGTCCGGATGGCTGACCATTCATTGCTTCAGGTCTCCAGCGAGCGGCAGGCTGAACGAGAGCACGGCGCCGCCTCCTTCGTTCGGCTCAGCCCAGATGCGGCCGCCATTCGCTTCGATGATCGAGCGGCTGATGGTCAGCCCAAGACCGATGCCATCTTTCTTGGTTGTCCAGAAGGCGTCGAAAAGATGTTCCGCTTCTCCGGTGCGCAGCCCGATGCCGGTGTCTGCCACCGAGAAACGAACCCTGTCGTGGCTGTCGCTTTGGGTGGTGATCTCCATTTCCCCTGTCTTGCCGGACGAGACCGCAATCGCCTCGACCGCATTGAGAACCAGATTTCCGACCACTTGCCCGATCTGGACGCGGTCGGCCATGACAATCGGCAGGTTTTCCGGAAGGTAGAACCTGAGCGTGATGTCGTGGCGGTCGATCTGGTCATGCGCGAGGCCAACAATTTCTCGGACAAGCTCATTGAGGTCGAAGGGTGCTTTCTCCGACGCCTTGTTGCTTGCCAGGCCGCGCACGCGCGTGATCACGGCGCTCGCGCGGTTGGCTTCCTCGACGATCCTGTCCACGGTGCGGCGGGCGCTTTCGATGTTGGGTGGATCCTGCGCCAGCCAGCGTTTGCAGGCGCCGGCGCTGGTGACGACCGCCGCCAGCGGTTGGTTGACTTCATGGGCAATGGAGGCGGTCAATTCGCCAAGGCTAGTGACACGAGCCATGCGCAGCAATCGTTCGCGGCTCTCATGGGCGGCTGCCTCGGCATTCACCAGTTTGAGCGACAGATATGTGGTTACGCCGATGGCGACGATGCTGATGGCGGTGTTGATGACACCCACCTCATAGGCGCCGGAATGAGTGAGGGCGACGCTCAACAGCGTCAGCGCGATACAGACGCAGGCCAACACGACGACGCTGCGCGCCGGCAGCACGCGGGTCGCAAAAAGGATGACCGCCGTGTAGAAGACCGCGGCTGCGATCGCATAATCAGTCACGGTGTCGGCGACAAAGATGACCACGATCGCTACAAGAAGCGCTGCAGCGATGAGCAGCTGATTGCGCCGCATCCCGGTTCCCTGTCTATTTTCCATCGTTGCGATAGTCCGTCAAAACCCGGATTATGCAAGCCATGCCAGGCCATGAGCGAAGCATAAGAGGCGAGACGTCAGTCCTTGGTGCTGCCGTCCCATGTCGCATTGGAGACGCCGGCCTGTTTGGCCAGATAGGTCGTCACTTCTTCGATCTCATGCGGGTTGACGGCCGTTGAGACAAGAGTGGCCACGATCTCGACCGTGTCATCCCCACGATCGACGATCTCGACATCGCTGACCGGATAATTTGCCTGTTCGAGGCGCTCGACCAGAAGGTCTCGCATGTCCGGCATGGCGTCACGGCTGGAAAGGATGCTCACTTCATAGGTAGCCTCTGTGGCCCGATCGTCGATCGGGATGCGATTGATCATGTTGACGAGCGGCCTGAGTAAGGTGTTGCCCGCAAGCACGAAGATGGTGAGCAAGGCCGCCTCTGCGATCATATCGGTCCCGGCGCAGGCGCCGACCGCAGCCGAGCACCACAGTGTCGCAGCCGTGTTCAGGCCGCGTACATTCATGCCTTCCTTCATGATCACGCCGGCACCGAGAAAGCCGATGCCCGAGACGACATAGGAGATGACGCGCACCGCTTCCGTCGTGCCGGCAATCCGCTGCGCGAGGTCGACGAAGGCCGCGGCGCCGACGGCGACGAGAACATTGGTGCGCAGGCCCGCGGTTCGCTGGCGATACTGGCGTTCCGCTCCGATCAGCGTTCCAAGCACGAAAGCCGCGGCAAGTGCCACGA
This genomic window contains:
- a CDS encoding glutathione S-transferase family protein, producing the protein MIPTITAFAMSPDEGQGHARDMRLRWAFEELGQPYDVRLVSFAQMKQPAHLALQPFGQIPTYEEGDLALFESGAIILHLAQHRPGLLPANPDAQARAITWMFAALNTMEPPIVELEQAPYVIGDRPWRGEFLPMLEDRVRIRLGELSRRLGDADWLDGAFSAGDLMMVTVLRRLDGTGLVEEYPNLAAYVARAEARPAYKRAFDAQLAVFVAASNP
- a CDS encoding rhodanese-like domain-containing protein, with product MPTAVTATRPAASDRAREHFSSEFEFETDCWDVHEATAQGADFVLLDVRSPALYAKGHLPGAINLPHRKIIASKMQQWNEDTIFVTYCAGPHCNGAARGALRLADLDRPVKIMSGGLVGWVNEGFELVTGE
- a CDS encoding response regulator, translated to MNGQPSGHLDEEPIVYIVDDDRSVRESLEDLLASVALRARSFGSVQDFLNTDLAEAPSCLVLDVRMPGQSGMDFLSHMTGLGLHLPTIMVTGHGDIAMGVRAMKDGAIEFLTKPFRDQDLLDAIQRGIEIDKTRRLKDVTEAELQQRWKTLSPGEQDVARLVVQGLLNKQIAAELKVSEITVKVRRSHLMRKMGTRTLADLVRMFDRIHAA
- a CDS encoding ATP-binding protein, with product MRRNQLLIAAALLVAIVVIFVADTVTDYAIAAAVFYTAVILFATRVLPARSVVVLACVCIALTLLSVALTHSGAYEVGVINTAISIVAIGVTTYLSLKLVNAEAAAHESRERLLRMARVTSLGELTASIAHEVNQPLAAVVTSAGACKRWLAQDPPNIESARRTVDRIVEEANRASAVITRVRGLASNKASEKAPFDLNELVREIVGLAHDQIDRHDITLRFYLPENLPIVMADRVQIGQVVGNLVLNAVEAIAVSSGKTGEMEITTQSDSHDRVRFSVADTGIGLRTGEAEHLFDAFWTTKKDGIGLGLTISRSIIEANGGRIWAEPNEGGGAVLSFSLPLAGDLKQ
- a CDS encoding MgtC/SapB family protein, which codes for MKFLQTFEFYPFLDTVVALAAAFVLGTLIGAERQYRQRTAGLRTNVLVAVGAAAFVDLAQRIAGTTEAVRVISYVVSGIGFLGAGVIMKEGMNVRGLNTAATLWCSAAVGACAGTDMIAEAALLTIFVLAGNTLLRPLVNMINRIPIDDRATEATYEVSILSSRDAMPDMRDLLVERLEQANYPVSDVEIVDRGDDTVEIVATLVSTAVNPHEIEEVTTYLAKQAGVSNATWDGSTKD